The following proteins come from a genomic window of Frankia casuarinae:
- a CDS encoding sensor histidine kinase, whose product MTAVPGTAGSTTDLTTGSASGGDTGGMTLPARLVRRVIAGLPTGLLVLDAADRVVLVNMVARRMGVVAADEIAVAELADLVRATRLAGSDQERQLELPPVPEPPLTRPRPDQEGLAVRARARLLDSSGHVAVIVDDITESRRVEAVRRDFVANISHELKTPVGALHVLAEAVAAACEDPVAVRRFASRMTHESTRLARLVQEIIDLSRLQGADPLPNLRPMRASAVLTEAVDRTRLAAQAQAISVAVIGDGDLPVCGDEGQLVTAVANLLDNAISYSPRGTRVVLGVRRSGETVEISVADEGIGIAEKDLERVFERFYRADPARSRATGGTGLGLAIVKHIATNHGGVVSVWSAEGAGSTFTLRLPLFTGDDDDAMTDGSDETREDDGVDGFDVVGADADARGRGDGEHHGDGEHHGDDELGGGS is encoded by the coding sequence ATGACAGCGGTGCCTGGAACAGCCGGTTCGACGACTGACCTGACTACTGGTTCGGCGTCCGGCGGGGACACCGGCGGCATGACCTTGCCGGCAAGGCTCGTGCGTCGGGTGATCGCCGGCCTGCCGACCGGTCTGCTCGTCCTCGACGCCGCGGACCGGGTGGTCCTGGTGAACATGGTCGCGCGACGTATGGGTGTGGTCGCCGCCGACGAGATCGCGGTGGCGGAGCTGGCCGATCTCGTCCGGGCCACCCGGCTCGCGGGCAGTGACCAGGAGCGGCAGCTTGAGCTGCCGCCCGTCCCCGAGCCCCCCCTCACCCGTCCCCGACCGGACCAGGAGGGGCTGGCGGTGCGTGCCCGGGCCCGGCTGCTGGACTCGTCCGGTCATGTCGCCGTCATCGTGGATGACATTACCGAGTCGCGTCGGGTCGAGGCCGTCCGTCGGGACTTCGTGGCGAACATCAGCCACGAGCTCAAGACGCCGGTCGGTGCGTTGCACGTCCTCGCCGAAGCGGTCGCCGCGGCCTGCGAGGACCCGGTGGCAGTCCGCCGGTTCGCCTCCCGGATGACCCACGAATCGACCCGGCTCGCCCGTCTTGTTCAGGAGATCATCGATCTCTCCCGGCTGCAGGGCGCCGATCCGCTGCCCAACCTGCGGCCGATGCGGGCGTCCGCGGTGCTCACCGAGGCGGTCGACCGCACCCGGCTGGCAGCGCAGGCCCAGGCGATCTCGGTTGCGGTGATCGGCGACGGTGACCTGCCGGTGTGTGGGGATGAGGGCCAGCTCGTGACCGCCGTCGCGAACCTGCTCGACAATGCGATCAGCTACTCGCCGCGTGGCACCCGGGTTGTGCTCGGGGTTCGGCGCAGCGGTGAGACCGTGGAGATCTCCGTCGCCGACGAGGGCATCGGGATCGCGGAGAAGGACCTGGAACGGGTCTTCGAACGCTTCTATCGGGCGGATCCGGCGCGATCCCGCGCGACCGGTGGGACCGGCCTGGGGCTCGCCATCGTCAAGCACATCGCGACCAATCACGGCGGCGTGGTCTCTGTGTGGAGCGCCGAGGGCGCGGGTTCCACCTTCACGCTCCGGTTGCCGCTGTTCACCGGCGACGATGACGATGCGATGACGGACGGCTCGGACGAAACCCGCGAGGATGACGGGGTGGATGGCTTCGACGTCGTCGGGGCCGATGCCGACGCCCGCGGTCGGGGCGATGGTGAACATCATGGCGATGGTGAACATCATGGCGATGATGAACTCGGTGGCGGTTCGTGA
- a CDS encoding SAM hydrolase/SAM-dependent halogenase family protein yields MTGSWINFLSDYGVDDASVGVCHGVIARHAPSARVLDVCHAIAPQDVGHAAVTLVGAIGYLPMGVHLVVVERLDADGYTRGAAIRSTDGSTFVCPDNGVASLAWDALGGVAAVHEISNRELWLPLPTAVFRGRDVYAPVAARLAAGLALTDVGPRLDPDALTRFQPRACSVDDDHVHGEVVSVDHFGNLSLNMTRAELEAAGILLGDLVEVRAGNRVMRLTFTHTYGDAPRGGVTLCEDALRRMMIAVNCGRAADLLRLRRQDAVVVAQLPRSPSPGRSILDFPLPAQR; encoded by the coding sequence ATGACGGGATCGTGGATCAATTTCCTGTCCGACTACGGCGTCGACGATGCCTCTGTAGGGGTGTGTCACGGGGTTATCGCGCGGCACGCCCCGTCGGCGCGCGTCCTCGACGTCTGCCACGCCATCGCGCCGCAGGACGTCGGGCATGCGGCCGTCACCCTGGTCGGCGCGATCGGTTATCTTCCGATGGGGGTTCATCTCGTCGTCGTGGAGCGGCTCGATGCCGACGGTTACACCCGCGGCGCGGCGATCCGGAGCACGGACGGCTCGACCTTCGTCTGCCCGGACAACGGCGTGGCGTCGCTGGCCTGGGATGCGCTCGGTGGCGTCGCCGCGGTGCACGAGATCTCCAACCGGGAGCTGTGGCTGCCGCTGCCCACCGCGGTGTTCCGGGGACGGGACGTCTATGCGCCGGTCGCGGCCCGGCTTGCGGCCGGACTCGCCCTCACCGACGTCGGCCCCCGGCTCGACCCCGACGCGCTCACGCGTTTCCAGCCGCGGGCGTGCAGCGTCGACGACGACCATGTGCACGGCGAGGTCGTGTCCGTCGACCACTTCGGCAATCTCTCGCTCAACATGACCCGGGCCGAGCTGGAGGCCGCCGGTATTCTGTTGGGAGATCTGGTCGAGGTCCGCGCCGGCAACCGCGTCATGCGGCTCACGTTCACGCATACCTACGGCGATGCGCCCCGCGGTGGAGTCACCTTGTGTGAGGACGCGTTGCGTCGAATGATGATCGCAGTAAATTGTGGGCGAGCGGCCGACCTGCTGCGGCTGCGGCGCCAGGACGCGGTCGTCGTGGCGCAGCTGCCGAGGAGCCCGTCACCGGGACGCTCCATCCTGGATTTTCCGCTGCCGGCCCAGCGGTGA
- the phoU gene encoding phosphate signaling complex protein PhoU, with the protein MRDAFTDELDSINRSLIEMTNLVASAMARATTALLDADLQLAENVISGDETVDLLRNEIEERAFDVMARQAPVATDLRMMVATLRIVADLERMGDLALHVAKVARRRYPGRAVPPELRATLLEMGQVAQRIVAKAGSVIASRDTDLAKQLEADDDAMDGLHRALFHILIEKPWPHGMEAAIDITLCGRYYERYADHAVSVARRVLYLVTGDSSGA; encoded by the coding sequence GTGCGGGACGCCTTCACCGACGAACTCGACAGCATCAACCGGTCCCTGATCGAGATGACCAACCTGGTCGCCTCGGCCATGGCCCGGGCCACCACCGCTCTCCTCGACGCCGATCTCCAACTCGCCGAGAACGTCATCAGCGGAGACGAGACGGTCGACCTGCTGCGCAACGAGATCGAGGAGCGGGCCTTCGACGTGATGGCCCGCCAGGCCCCGGTCGCCACCGATCTGAGGATGATGGTGGCCACGCTGCGGATCGTCGCCGACCTGGAGCGGATGGGCGACCTCGCCCTGCACGTGGCGAAGGTCGCCCGCCGGCGCTACCCGGGCCGGGCGGTCCCGCCGGAGCTCCGGGCGACCCTGCTGGAGATGGGGCAGGTCGCGCAGCGCATCGTCGCGAAGGCCGGATCGGTGATCGCCAGCCGGGACACCGACCTCGCCAAGCAGCTGGAGGCCGACGACGACGCGATGGACGGGCTGCACCGCGCCCTGTTCCACATACTGATCGAGAAGCCCTGGCCGCACGGGATGGAGGCGGCGATCGACATCACTCTCTGCGGCCGCTACTACGAGCGGTACGCCGACCATGCGGTCTCGGTCGCCCGCCGGGTGCTCTACCTGGTCACCGGGGATTCCAGCGGCGCGTGA
- the proC gene encoding pyrroline-5-carboxylate reductase, with translation MIVAVMGAGRLGGAMLSGLLRSGHAAQDIVVAERDADRAGEIVARHGVEVQAPTVAAAKADVLIIGVKPQDVGTLLAEIGSVVANGTLVVSLAAGITTDLLEERLPSLPPVVRVMTNTPLLVGEAMSAICGGRYAEEKHLATAEALLTPVGRVTRVAESQLDAVTALSGSGPAYFFYLVDAMIEAGVLLGLPRTLAAELMTQTALGSARMLRESGEHPALLREAVTSPAGTTIAALRELDRRGVRAALMDALEAASSRSRELGRS, from the coding sequence ATGATCGTTGCGGTCATGGGGGCGGGACGGCTCGGCGGGGCGATGCTGTCGGGGCTGCTGCGGTCCGGGCATGCCGCTCAGGACATCGTCGTGGCCGAACGTGATGCCGACCGGGCTGGTGAGATCGTGGCGCGTCACGGCGTCGAGGTGCAGGCGCCGACGGTGGCCGCAGCCAAGGCGGATGTTCTGATCATCGGGGTGAAGCCCCAGGACGTCGGGACCCTGCTGGCCGAGATCGGGTCGGTGGTCGCGAACGGGACGCTCGTGGTGTCGTTGGCGGCGGGCATCACCACTGATCTTCTCGAGGAGCGGCTACCTTCGCTTCCCCCGGTGGTCCGGGTGATGACGAACACCCCGCTGCTCGTCGGGGAGGCGATGTCGGCGATCTGCGGGGGCCGCTACGCCGAGGAGAAGCACCTCGCCACGGCAGAAGCCCTGCTGACGCCGGTCGGCCGGGTGACGCGGGTGGCAGAGTCCCAGCTCGACGCGGTGACGGCCCTGTCCGGCAGCGGACCGGCGTACTTCTTCTATCTTGTCGATGCGATGATCGAGGCGGGTGTGCTCCTTGGGCTGCCCCGCACCCTGGCCGCGGAACTCATGACCCAGACCGCCCTGGGCTCGGCGCGGATGCTGCGCGAGAGCGGTGAGCATCCGGCGCTGTTGCGGGAGGCCGTCACCTCTCCGGCCGGGACCACGATCGCGGCACTGCGGGAGCTGGACCGTCGCGGTGTGCGCGCGGCGCTCATGGACGCCCTGGAGGCGGCGAGCAGTCGGTCGCGGGAACTCGGCCGTAGTTGA
- a CDS encoding Ppx/GppA phosphatase family protein: MTPAVAAGGNGEEVLGGVRPGAWFPKIVAQPDAAVAPGRQAAVVSPLPAGPHPGPMRLGVIDIGSNTVHLLVVDAHRGGQPQPAASVRVPLRLVELLDADGALDAAGERALTSCVLDMRQQADALGVHDLAAFATSALRDATNGEAVLRRVGEATGVSIGVLPGEEEARLTFLAVRRWFGWSAGRLLALDIGGGSLEIGAGMHEDPEVVASLPLGASRLTRDWLAPSDPPKRSELSELRRYVRSQIAPIVGTIYPLGEHTRAVATSKTFRSLARIAGAESYSRGPYTRRVLRRDDLVEVTAKVCRMSVEERAALPGVSASRAAQLVAGAVVADEALDLFAIDEVEICPWALREGVILRRLDWLTSS; this comes from the coding sequence GTGACCCCGGCGGTCGCGGCCGGAGGGAACGGTGAAGAGGTGCTCGGTGGCGTGCGTCCGGGTGCGTGGTTTCCGAAGATCGTGGCGCAGCCCGACGCCGCCGTGGCCCCGGGACGGCAGGCGGCCGTGGTGAGTCCGCTCCCGGCGGGTCCACATCCCGGTCCAATGCGTCTCGGTGTGATCGACATCGGCTCGAACACCGTCCACCTGCTTGTCGTGGACGCGCACCGGGGCGGCCAGCCGCAGCCGGCCGCCAGCGTGCGCGTGCCGTTGCGGCTGGTGGAACTGCTCGACGCGGACGGGGCGCTGGACGCCGCTGGAGAGCGCGCCCTGACCTCCTGCGTCCTGGACATGCGCCAGCAGGCCGACGCGCTCGGGGTCCACGATCTGGCGGCCTTCGCCACGTCGGCGTTGCGGGACGCCACCAACGGAGAGGCGGTCCTGCGCCGGGTGGGCGAGGCCACCGGGGTCTCCATCGGCGTCCTGCCCGGGGAGGAGGAGGCCAGGTTGACCTTCCTCGCCGTCCGCCGGTGGTTCGGCTGGAGCGCCGGCCGGTTGCTGGCGTTGGACATCGGCGGTGGTTCCCTGGAGATCGGCGCCGGCATGCACGAGGACCCCGAGGTGGTCGCATCCCTGCCGCTTGGCGCGAGCCGGCTGACCCGGGACTGGCTGGCCCCGAGCGACCCGCCCAAGCGGTCCGAGCTCAGCGAGCTGCGCCGTTACGTCCGGTCCCAGATCGCGCCGATCGTGGGCACCATCTATCCCCTGGGGGAGCACACGAGGGCGGTGGCGACGTCGAAGACCTTCCGGTCGCTGGCTCGGATCGCCGGTGCGGAGTCCTACAGCCGCGGTCCCTATACCCGCAGGGTGCTGCGCCGGGACGACCTCGTGGAGGTGACGGCCAAGGTGTGCCGGATGTCGGTCGAGGAGCGCGCGGCGCTGCCGGGCGTCTCCGCCTCCCGGGCGGCCCAGTTGGTCGCGGGGGCGGTCGTCGCGGACGAGGCTCTCGATCTGTTCGCCATCGACGAGGTGGAGATTTGCCCCTGGGCCCTGCGCGAAGGGGTGATCCTGCGCCGCCTGGACTGGCTCACCTCATCCTGA
- a CDS encoding sugar phosphate isomerase/epimerase family protein: protein MAPAPISSGGVAGGSGPGGGGSSSLIVPRGAPELATTAPGARVALSTASTYPESTASAFEMAARLGYDGVEIMVWTDPVSQDPQALKRLMDYHGIPILAIHAPCLLLTQRVWGTDPWAKLVRARTVAETLGASTVVVHPPFRWQRDYAREFVTGIERMAGETDIRFAVENMFPLRARGREVSAYAPDWSPVEDDYAHVTLDLSHTSVSRSDPLEMAELLGERLVHVHMADGLGSAKDEHLVPGRGTQPCAELLELLAAGGFDGTVVVEINTRRAESRAQREAELAEALAFTRLHFAAPSAAGLRSTYG from the coding sequence ATGGCTCCCGCCCCGATCTCGTCCGGTGGGGTCGCGGGCGGTTCGGGGCCCGGTGGTGGCGGTAGCTCCTCGCTCATTGTCCCGCGCGGAGCGCCCGAGCTGGCCACGACCGCTCCGGGTGCCCGCGTGGCGCTCTCAACGGCCTCGACCTATCCCGAGTCCACCGCCTCGGCCTTCGAGATGGCGGCGCGGCTGGGGTATGACGGGGTCGAGATCATGGTCTGGACCGATCCGGTTAGCCAGGATCCGCAGGCGCTGAAGCGGCTGATGGACTATCACGGCATCCCGATTCTGGCCATTCATGCGCCGTGCCTGCTGCTCACCCAGCGGGTCTGGGGTACGGATCCATGGGCGAAGCTGGTGCGGGCCCGTACCGTAGCCGAGACGCTCGGCGCGTCGACGGTCGTCGTCCACCCGCCGTTTCGCTGGCAGCGAGACTATGCCCGCGAGTTCGTGACGGGCATCGAGCGGATGGCCGGCGAGACCGACATCCGCTTCGCGGTGGAGAACATGTTCCCGCTGCGGGCGCGGGGGCGGGAGGTCTCCGCCTATGCCCCGGACTGGTCCCCGGTCGAAGACGACTACGCGCATGTCACCCTCGACCTGTCGCACACGAGTGTGTCCCGCTCGGACCCGCTCGAGATGGCCGAGCTTCTCGGCGAGCGGCTGGTCCACGTGCACATGGCCGATGGTCTGGGCTCGGCCAAGGACGAACATCTCGTCCCCGGTCGTGGCACGCAGCCCTGTGCGGAGCTGCTTGAACTGCTGGCCGCCGGCGGTTTCGACGGCACCGTGGTGGTCGAGATCAATACCAGGCGGGCCGAGTCGCGTGCCCAGCGCGAGGCCGAGCTCGCCGAGGCGCTGGCGTTCACCCGTCTGCACTTCGCCGCACCGTCCGCCGCAGGACTCCGATCCACCTACGGCTGA
- a CDS encoding 30S ribosomal protein bS22 — protein MGSVIKKRRKRMAKKKHRKLLKRTRVQRRNKK, from the coding sequence GTGGGTTCTGTCATCAAGAAGCGTCGTAAGCGGATGGCCAAGAAGAAGCACCGCAAGTTGCTGAAGCGGACGCGCGTTCAGCGCCGCAACAAGAAGTAG
- a CDS encoding acyltransferase: MRLAPQQTEATGITRITRDGTPAGWEPPAGPAAAAAAKFAYNPALDGLRIVCIYTILAGHMGAIQASNVAVDVFFVLSGFLITTLLLTEHSRTGTISVSRFLVRRAYRLMPAMWVYLLVGLAVTVAFKWNDIPFRDDYVGSALSAFFNVNNWYKVLHPAAGGRWLAHVWSLSLEEQFYLLWPGLFLIVSRSDRFRAHLLKMLFAMIAFAAVWTWTVAAGGAPHSRVYLALDTHVAPLLIGCLLAVWRDTRLRALVAEEPDLAAPRRRRHAQQIGTMTPVTAATVERWRAGRRIADLGFVAGIGLIFFAFLGPNKDGYDANWLDHAAYLPSALLGAVVILGADLRRDAGWVRLLGSPRMAFLGKITFSIYLWHYPVISVANGQLVPRIGLWPSVVVAAAVSTFIAYFSNRFVEKPAQRARPPWADTPRGPAPGAIPAARPAPGDDIGPGAATWARIPEPAREPDRGRFSHPAVPRAGRYEGHRHHRSWDRTGESGQRYRPDGDRRAAGLYTLDEVYPAGEPDRPARVASATTGRSDRLDHDRPGDPPGARSRGGWSGDGGWSGDGGWSGDGGWSSYEVGSDQPAGGPDDADEWGDEWIDEGYVRPWPGYGYGLTETADLSWAVRGRQNGGEEAQRPAATDRAYTAEIIYDPRSVVGRRGERHEPWTGHEPWTGHEPWTGHEPWTGHEPGHWGGHERRLEYDGRHGVDRQSGYGW; this comes from the coding sequence ATGCGGCTTGCCCCGCAGCAGACTGAGGCGACAGGGATAACGAGGATAACGCGCGACGGCACCCCGGCTGGCTGGGAGCCGCCGGCCGGGCCGGCGGCGGCCGCCGCGGCGAAGTTCGCGTACAACCCGGCGCTGGACGGGCTGCGGATCGTCTGTATCTACACCATCCTCGCCGGCCACATGGGTGCGATCCAGGCCAGCAACGTCGCCGTCGACGTCTTCTTCGTGCTGAGTGGATTTCTTATCACCACGCTCCTGCTGACCGAACACAGCCGGACCGGGACGATCTCGGTGAGTCGATTCCTGGTGCGCCGGGCCTACCGGCTGATGCCCGCGATGTGGGTGTACCTGCTCGTCGGGCTCGCGGTGACGGTGGCGTTCAAATGGAACGACATCCCCTTCCGGGACGACTACGTCGGGAGTGCGCTCTCCGCCTTTTTCAATGTCAACAACTGGTACAAGGTCCTGCATCCTGCCGCCGGTGGGCGATGGTTGGCCCACGTGTGGTCCCTGTCCCTGGAGGAGCAGTTCTATCTCCTGTGGCCGGGGCTGTTCCTGATTGTCAGCCGCTCGGACCGGTTCCGGGCGCACCTGCTGAAGATGCTTTTCGCCATGATCGCCTTCGCGGCGGTCTGGACCTGGACCGTGGCCGCCGGCGGCGCCCCGCACTCGCGGGTGTACCTCGCGCTGGACACGCACGTCGCACCGCTGCTGATCGGCTGTCTGCTGGCGGTCTGGCGTGACACCCGCCTGCGCGCCCTCGTCGCCGAGGAGCCGGACCTGGCCGCGCCGCGCCGCCGCCGGCACGCCCAGCAGATCGGCACGATGACCCCTGTCACGGCGGCGACGGTCGAGCGTTGGCGGGCGGGCCGTCGGATCGCCGATCTCGGCTTCGTCGCGGGGATCGGATTGATCTTCTTCGCCTTCCTTGGGCCGAACAAGGACGGTTATGACGCCAACTGGCTCGACCATGCCGCCTACCTGCCCAGCGCCCTGCTCGGTGCCGTGGTCATCCTGGGCGCCGACCTGCGCCGCGACGCCGGCTGGGTCCGCCTGCTCGGCAGTCCACGGATGGCCTTCCTCGGTAAGATCACCTTCAGTATCTACCTCTGGCACTATCCGGTGATCTCGGTTGCGAACGGGCAGCTGGTGCCCCGGATCGGGCTGTGGCCGTCGGTTGTCGTGGCGGCGGCGGTCAGCACGTTCATCGCGTACTTCTCGAACCGGTTCGTGGAGAAGCCTGCGCAGCGTGCCCGACCCCCGTGGGCCGACACCCCCCGTGGGCCCGCGCCGGGCGCGATCCCGGCGGCGCGGCCCGCTCCCGGAGACGACATTGGACCCGGCGCCGCCACCTGGGCGCGCATTCCCGAACCGGCCCGGGAGCCCGACCGCGGACGGTTCTCGCACCCGGCCGTCCCGCGGGCCGGCCGGTACGAGGGCCACCGGCACCACCGGTCCTGGGACCGGACCGGTGAATCCGGACAGCGTTACCGGCCTGACGGGGACCGCCGGGCCGCCGGGCTGTACACCCTTGACGAGGTGTATCCGGCTGGCGAGCCAGACCGGCCGGCACGCGTCGCGTCGGCCACGACCGGTCGGTCTGATCGGCTGGATCACGACCGGCCCGGCGATCCGCCCGGGGCCCGGTCGCGGGGTGGCTGGTCGGGCGACGGTGGCTGGTCGGGCGACGGTGGCTGGTCGGGCGACGGTGGCTGGTCGTCGTACGAGGTCGGGTCCGATCAACCGGCGGGTGGCCCGGACGATGCCGATGAATGGGGTGATGAATGGATCGATGAGGGCTACGTCCGTCCTTGGCCGGGGTACGGGTACGGACTCACCGAGACCGCCGACCTGTCGTGGGCGGTGCGAGGCCGGCAAAACGGCGGCGAGGAGGCGCAGCGGCCGGCGGCCACGGACCGGGCATACACCGCCGAAATAATCTACGATCCTCGATCCGTCGTCGGCCGGCGGGGCGAACGTCACGAGCCCTGGACGGGTCACGAGCCCTGGACGGGTCACGAGCCCTGGACGGGTCACGAGCCCTGGACGGGTCACGAGCCCGGCCACTGGGGTGGCCACGAACGCCGGCTCGAGTACGACGGGCGACATGGAGTTGATCGCCAGTCGGGCTACGGCTGGTAG
- a CDS encoding NAD-dependent epimerase/dehydratase family protein has protein sequence MRPRRVLVTGVARPLGAQVAMALAADPGVEAVVGVDTTAPTSDLGRTQFVRADIRHPLIAKVISTTEIDTVLHLNVIATPLGAGGRAAMKEINVIGTMQLLAACQKAPSVTKLVVKSTTSIYGSSARDPALFTEDTEPRALPAGGYAKDAVEVEGYVRGFSRRRPDIAVTVLRFTNILGPQIDSPLARYLDLPLVPTVLGFDPRIQLLHSDDALAVLMRATRRAHPGTFNVAGDGVLLLSQAIRRAGRPSTPVPFPAIGVLGGIARRLRLVDFSAEQLDFLAHGRAVDTTRLKEIFGYRPRYSTMETFDSFVRQRGLRFTIDHDLISRAEHRMLDSLARRRLVGTG, from the coding sequence ATGAGACCACGCCGTGTGTTGGTGACCGGTGTAGCGCGGCCGTTGGGGGCGCAGGTGGCGATGGCGCTCGCGGCTGACCCGGGGGTCGAGGCCGTCGTCGGGGTCGATACCACTGCTCCCACCAGCGACCTCGGGCGGACCCAGTTCGTGCGCGCGGACATCCGGCATCCGTTGATCGCAAAGGTGATCTCCACCACGGAGATCGATACGGTGCTGCATCTGAACGTGATCGCCACGCCGCTCGGTGCGGGTGGACGGGCCGCGATGAAGGAAATCAACGTCATCGGCACGATGCAGCTGCTGGCCGCGTGCCAGAAGGCGCCCAGTGTCACCAAGCTGGTCGTGAAGTCCACGACGTCGATCTACGGGTCGTCCGCTCGCGACCCCGCGCTGTTTACAGAGGACACTGAGCCGCGCGCCCTGCCCGCCGGTGGCTATGCCAAGGACGCCGTCGAGGTCGAGGGTTACGTGCGTGGATTCAGCCGGCGACGTCCCGACATCGCGGTAACCGTGCTGCGGTTCACCAACATCCTCGGTCCGCAGATCGACAGCCCGCTCGCGCGCTATCTGGACCTTCCGCTGGTTCCCACGGTCCTCGGCTTCGACCCCCGCATCCAGCTGCTGCACTCCGATGACGCGTTGGCCGTGCTGATGCGCGCGACCCGCCGCGCCCACCCGGGGACGTTCAACGTGGCCGGGGACGGTGTGCTCCTGCTTTCGCAGGCGATCCGCCGAGCGGGTCGGCCGTCCACGCCGGTGCCGTTCCCCGCGATCGGGGTGTTGGGCGGGATCGCCCGGCGGCTGCGGCTCGTCGACTTCTCCGCTGAGCAGCTTGACTTCCTCGCGCACGGCCGGGCCGTGGACACGACCCGGCTGAAGGAGATCTTCGGTTACCGGCCCCGGTACTCGACGATGGAGACCTTCGACAGTTTCGTCCGCCAGCGCGGGCTCCGGTTCACCATCGACCACGATCTGATCTCCCGAGCCGAGCACAGGATGCTCGATTCGCTGGCCCGACGCCGGCTGGTGGGAACAGGGTGA
- a CDS encoding response regulator transcription factor, which produces MTRLLVVEDEESFSDALSFMLEREGFEVGVVADGPSALAEFDRRGADLVLLDLMLPGLSGTEVCRTLRTRSTVPIIMLTARDSEIDKVLGLELGADDYVTKPFSARELVARIRAVLRRRSENEEVGDATLEAGPVRMDVERHVVTVDGTTVTLPLKEFELLEMFLRNAGRVLTRGQLIDRVWGSDYVGDTKTLDVHVKRLRTKIEHEPGNPRHLVTVRGLGYKFEP; this is translated from the coding sequence GTGACCCGGCTGCTCGTGGTCGAGGACGAGGAGTCCTTCTCCGACGCGTTGTCGTTCATGTTGGAACGGGAGGGCTTCGAGGTGGGGGTCGTCGCCGACGGCCCCAGCGCGTTGGCCGAGTTCGATCGGCGGGGGGCTGATCTTGTCCTGCTGGACCTCATGCTGCCGGGGCTGTCGGGCACGGAAGTGTGCCGAACCTTGCGAACCCGTTCCACTGTGCCGATCATCATGCTGACCGCTCGGGACAGCGAGATCGACAAGGTGCTCGGGCTGGAACTCGGAGCGGACGACTACGTCACGAAGCCGTTCTCCGCCCGGGAGCTGGTGGCGCGGATCCGCGCGGTGCTGCGGCGGCGGTCGGAGAACGAGGAGGTGGGGGACGCGACGTTGGAGGCCGGCCCGGTCCGGATGGACGTTGAGCGCCATGTCGTCACCGTCGACGGGACCACGGTCACCCTGCCGCTCAAGGAGTTCGAGCTGTTGGAGATGTTCCTGCGCAACGCGGGCCGGGTGCTGACCCGGGGCCAACTGATCGACCGGGTCTGGGGGTCGGACTACGTCGGCGACACCAAGACCCTGGATGTCCACGTCAAACGACTGCGGACAAAGATTGAGCACGAACCCGGCAACCCGCGGCACCTGGTGACCGTCCGGGGACTGGGATACAAGTTCGAGCCGTGA
- a CDS encoding class I SAM-dependent methyltransferase, with product MVECHHDAVSVPSGRTPTGSLFDPLADAYAAARPSYPDHIFRDVERFLGRPLRGADVLDVGAGTGIATRLLIGRGARVVPVEPGPTMLARLRQRSPGLPAVRGDGEALPFRDQVVDLVCYAQAWHWVQVLTAAAEAARVLRPGGALAVWWNDVDAEEYRWWQCQQERLERMNPGYHRGYRARPFADELRWTGHFREVVTLTGRWRRRINIDDYLTWQRSKSYVAAIGDRLDDFLDAERRTMLRAFPDGVVVEPFRTLLVIAQVPE from the coding sequence ATGGTCGAGTGCCACCATGACGCAGTGTCCGTCCCTTCTGGTCGTACTCCCACCGGCTCGCTGTTCGACCCGTTGGCGGATGCCTACGCCGCGGCCAGGCCGAGCTATCCCGACCACATCTTCCGTGACGTCGAGCGGTTCCTCGGGCGGCCGCTGCGCGGCGCGGACGTGCTTGACGTCGGCGCCGGGACCGGCATCGCCACGCGTCTGCTGATCGGCCGGGGCGCGCGGGTGGTACCGGTGGAACCCGGGCCGACCATGCTGGCGCGGTTGCGCCAGCGCAGCCCCGGACTGCCCGCGGTGCGCGGGGACGGGGAGGCGTTGCCCTTCCGGGACCAGGTCGTCGACCTGGTCTGCTATGCCCAGGCATGGCACTGGGTACAGGTACTGACCGCCGCGGCCGAGGCCGCCCGCGTGCTGCGGCCCGGCGGAGCCCTCGCCGTGTGGTGGAACGACGTCGACGCCGAGGAGTACCGGTGGTGGCAGTGCCAGCAGGAACGGCTCGAGCGGATGAACCCCGGATATCACCGCGGGTACCGTGCGCGACCGTTCGCCGACGAGTTGCGGTGGACCGGCCACTTCAGGGAGGTTGTCACCCTGACCGGCCGGTGGCGGCGCCGGATTAACATCGATGACTACCTCACCTGGCAGCGGTCGAAGTCCTACGTCGCGGCCATCGGCGATCGCCTCGACGATTTCCTTGACGCGGAGCGTCGCACGATGCTGCGCGCCTTTCCTGACGGTGTCGTCGTCGAGCCGTTTCGTACGCTCCTGGTGATTGCCCAGGTTCCCGAGTAG